Below is a window of Glandiceps talaboti chromosome 15, keGlaTala1.1, whole genome shotgun sequence DNA.
CACCCACTACCCCCTGTTCCTTATCAGAAACCATGAAATTACAGAAGAAAGTTACATTAAAACACATTATTACTCCAAACTTGTTTTCAATTCgacatatttcataattcagAAATCATGAGATGAGACACGTGGATTATATATaggagatttttttttcaagtatttCACCTGAATAGTCCTTCCAGCTAAGTATTTATCACTAGTACTTACAATAATTCTGTATCTGAACTACACCTAAACAAAGACATGTAGTTCAAAGCAAAACAATGTGAACAACAATTTGCCAGTAATTTTTCTTTCGGAATTTCCATTTTTTTGGAAGCAAACATACAATTGGAAAAACTATATCacgctgtatatatatatatatatatatatatatatatatatatatatatatatatatatatatatatatatatatatatatatatatatatatatatatatatatatatatatatatatatatatatatatatatatataggaagtcagtggtaagatttgtccgtagtacagtgctcgatacgtctgcacgcagagcggagtatatgttgagggtagaagaaaatcaagtcgggtttttcgtctctacaagcctgtttcgtgagtaaatcactcgtcaggagatgttgatgtacttaGCTGTACATCAACacctcctgacgagtgatttactcacgaaacaggcttgtagagacgaaaaacccgacttgattttcttctaccctcaacatatatatatatatatatatatatatatatatatatatatatggttttttCTCGAAATTGTGCCTTCAAGTAAGAAGGTGTGTTTTTCCAACTGGTTGTTGCCTTCATTAGAATCGTTCAACTTCTTATAATTATTACTATTTCTAGTATAGTTTTATCACTTACTGTTGACACTTCGTGGGTCATATAATTTTAAAAGTCCCATGTTCATACTTAAAATCGTTAACTTGGGAAGTGAAAAGTGGtcaataaatgtcattttatgaagCAGTAAATTCGCTTTTGTAAACTCGCACCCAacatgttcatttattttttttcttttgtatttctttatggCCAACCATTTTCACTCGTCAAATTAGTGGGCTTATAAAAAGGAAAAGTTTAGACACTGTATTTCGGATATGGAACTGCAGACTTTTTCAGTTAATTATAGATAAAACTATTACGTAGACGATATTGCacatatttgaaaaatgtcCCAAGAATTCGACATTGTTCAGATAGCTGTTTTAAAAGAAGATAAAGGGTCATTTTAGACCGGTGGAAAATAACACCTGCAAAACGCTACCCAACCAGAACCATTTATTGTTATGATATTTATCAAACTTAGTCAaattttatctttaaaaaaataaagtgtgttgcagatacatgtatataaatactGGGAAATCCTATGACCGGAATGTTTACCACAACGTCAAATTTTATATCAATTAGAATTTGTTTTTCTGTCAAACGCCATGATAATTCGTCACCTTGACCTAAGATGTATTGTACAACAAAAGTGTAGTGTCTTGATGTTGATTTGCCTCCAGCAGTGCTGAGACATAAGAGAAGCAGTCATGCGATGCCTGCATCAGGTGTTCTCAATTGTTCTTCAGCACGTAAGCCACATATCCACTACACTTAGGCACCAAGTGATAGCGTACCATGGCTTGCTATTTTTGTGAGACGCGCTCTGGCAAGGTGACTCGTAGTTTGATATCGATAATATAATCCACTTTGCATCAAGTTCCTTTTACATTCCACAGTACACAAAACTGTTAGGGCAGATGTTTTTCAAAACATATGTCATTGCTTTAGGCCTTTGAATTCATTCCAACCACGATTGAAGTTATACATACGAATAGAGATCACTATTAAGGTATTGTCATTGGAAAAATAAGCCATGTCCATGAACGTAAATTGACATTGTACAATTTTAGACTTGTTTACGGAAATAAACGAGCTAGGACACATGCATGGTCGTGACTACGAAGTTTACAACAACAATGGATACTATATTaggaaaatatattatttccagcGTGAATTTCCGTTCAATTTAAACTAAAAGGGGTTGTTCgtgtttatttttactttatcGAAATAAATGTTCGGGGagaattgtttttaaattcGACCATTGTAGATTTGGGGGTCGTTCATATCTGTCTGTGAGTTCTTCTCTGGTCTATTAATTCTTTTTTACAGGAGATTTCATTAGTTTTAAACGTTTAGGAATTTAAAGCGAAAGTGTAAACGTTGATTTGTAGGTACAGTAGATTTTCTCTCTACACTCATTCCCCGCAGACTGTGCTTCCGGCACGATTTTACTGACCGTCTGTATCGGTTCTGTCAATCCAGACTAACCACATTCAATAGTGAGAACCTAATCAAAGTCAGTTAAAAAGTAACTGATGATTGTTGACTGCAAGAAGTATTGTAATAGTTTGCGATTCACACTAACGTGTGAATGTTGCATCATTACAAGTTTGTTTAGACGCGATAAATCAAATGACTGAGTTTGTTttgtgttgccatggcaatttTTCCCAACTTTAATATGGTCATACTTAATACACGGTTAGAAATTAAACTGATTCGGAAGTAACACATTTAATGAAATTCAAAGTATGTTCATATATTGAGAATGAAGGTTAACGATGAAGAGttgtttttttatcatatttgcaAATAATAGGATATTAACCATTTACCCAGTATGGCCAAATGCGTCACATTCTAACTTGAGGCAACTTAAAAAGATGAAAAGGGTACATTAATGCCAACGGCTATCACAACAAAAGGTATATTAAATCATCATAACACGGAGGTTAATGACACAAAGTATGTGATCACCACAAGTGTCACAATTCCCGTGGaaagtatacctaaccatcgGAGTATCCATACCCCTACGCGTGGCCTTCTTTCAATGGAAATTTCCAATTGCCAACAACACACAAATATGTGTTTGTATTGATGGAAACGCACTGTGGAGTGTTTTCTTTGGCGTAAGTGCCGATGGACAAAACTACCACGTCATAGTATGTAATGTCAGACATCACATAATATTcggtttcatttattttctcccattttgaaataatgatggATTCATTACAAGAATTGTTTCCAACTGAAACACTTTGGATGAATTTTGAAATCTTTGcatattcaaaatgtatgtttgtttcttttgttttatgtgATATTCAGTATTTCTCCGCTTCTAGAGTGAACTATATTGCGAAGTCAGTGccaatgaatgaaatattcaaatttccggttgtgttttttttatgatttcgGTTTAGTTCATGGAGTCATCGTGTAATGCTACTAGGCACTCAGTAAGTCCGGATCTgctgtaatttgtcatttttcattttgtaaaccAGAGAAACTATTATAGGCACGTTGATTGAGTTGTTTTTCTTCTGTGTCGAGTTTTCGAATTTCAACTTGGGTAGCCATGTGTGGCAGTATGCGTGTTATTTTTCAATAGACTAAACTTGCGATTAAATTGACCAATTGTACGCCTTCATTGAGTAGGTACGAAGAGTTCGTTGTCATAATAAGTATTATAATTTGCCTCATTTCACGAACTCCCTGCGTGTACTGCTAGAGAACAATTGACTTTCGGGATCGCCTTTGCAGTCAGACGTGAGTAGCAGCGTATCAAGGTCTCtagagaaaaataaaatcagATGAACATGGTCATGAAATTACCGTAGCTTGACACCCCCGGGGAAATTCCCAACGGAAATCttgtatataatacaaaataaactttCCACTTTTTGTTCCataatgaatgaaatttgtcatatttgaatgttattttttctgaGCATCACCCAAAAAGGagaaaagtttacaaaaagggtcaaaatttaaaaaacaactcAATACAGCTGTTCTGAGCGTTTCCATCGTTACGGCAGGTTGAATGACTCGAACCAACCCTAATACGCATGTGCAGAAAGTCCGTGTTTGATTGGGTTCATCGGATCGTGTTTGGTCGTCCAGGCTTTCGCTCCATTTGCGTCATCACCCTATAGGTTTCCTTCACATGTAAATAAGACTATAGTCTGCGTTGTGCCGCGGGGGCTTTTATGTCCAGTCACCCTTGTCAACTTTCTATAGTCTTGCATACCACGTCGCTGAGTATATAAGAGTAGGCTTTCATCAAGACATCTCTGCTACCGAGTACAGTCCAGTAACGTGTCAGCAAGTCGTCAGAAGCGTTCAACTCTTCTGAATTTTGTTGGATAATTACACTATCGAGTGTTTTGCTCAGGTGAGTTTACATTATCATATCATCAATTAACGTGACAGTAAGTATAACGCTACTGTCCACTACCCGAGTTCTTTTTTATTCCCTCATTCAACTTCAGAGACGCGGAGAACTGAAAGTGTTCGTATTGACttgtcagtgtgtgtgttttgtaaatacaaaaaaaaaagaaaatacagcCTTGACTTATTCCAATTGTGAAATCGCATCACTGCCAAAATTTGTAAGATCAAAGACACTGGCTTCGTAAAGTTTAGTGTAAACAGCTATGGTTCTATTTCACGGTTGGTGGTTTTATTTTTGAAACGTTTGTTTCTGACTTTTAATCGGTCTTTTGTTTGCCGTTTACAGATCGGACTCCATTTCATCGACCTCATGAAAAGCATGTGTAGAGACGATTTACTAAGACGCCAAGTACTATCGACATTTCCTCCAATTTCCGTAACCACCGATTCCCGTTCACGGCAAAACGAACGAGGAAGTACGGATAGCGTATCACTGTATAGTAAAAATAAATTGTCCAATGTGTGGTCGAGGAACTTACAAAGTAATGCGTTATCGAACAAATCGTTCATGCGCAAACGACTAACGCAACGAGCAGAAACGGAAAGACCTGCCACTACATTTACAAGGACAACTAGAGAAGCTAAGACCGGACTTCCAAGAGAACGAACAACTGTAGACCTAAAAGATTTACACGGCGGGGAAAAGGACTATCACAGTTGTAAATTCACAAGCCGGTCAAACTCTACGACAACTCCGTTAACACAGCGAAATGAACGTGATGGAACGGATAAGAGGAGGAGAGAGTCTTCCAGTACGAACTCATCGTCACTTCCTAAAATGGCTCAAAAGAAGAAACCCACCTTGACAACCGCTGAAGAATCAAGGCCAAGTGTTCAGCGAGAAATGACTGTCATTATTAAATACGACGAGGATGATGAATATACATTTGCCAAACAAacttcaaaagaaaacaaacttaGTCTATCATTTCGGCCAACTCTTGAAACTGCCCTTGAGGGTGACGAGGACACATGTGATTCAGTTGGCTATCTTCAGCCAGCTAAAAGTCGAAGTATTCTAGAGTGGTTAGATTCGTGCGAAAAAGCAAAGAATGAACCACTCGCAGAAAGCGTAAAACAAAGCGAGGAACATTTACCGTTCATTTCCGACACCGGTAATGCATAGTACATGTGTTGGTTTGTTTGACTTTGACGTGTAGAGAGAAACAGTTTTACATGAaccatttacaatttacaactCAACAAGAGATACATCATTCAAGACGTACAAGCCAGATTTATTGGCCTAACTGAAACAGTTTATGTCAATTTCAGTGGTTTTTATTATACAATGAGAAGTTTAAAAACgattttgatttacaaaggAATGCCGGCATAAGTTTGAACTTGAtagataaaatatgtacatcatCTAAAGTTCGAACAGGTCAGGAATGGCAATAAAGCGAATTTGTAAAAGAAATTACATCATGATCAAAAAAACTCCCGTTTAGGAAAACAACAGCATATAAATGCCAACCAACCACAGAGTTTCGAATTCTTTGATGCTGAAATTATCATCAGATGGTGCAAGCCATCCCCGTATTTCCGTCCATTTAGCCTAATATATGACGCACAAGTAATTTTTATGCAACGGTGAATTTTAATTTCCTAATTTATTTTAAAGGTCGCTGGAGTCGGAAATAAGAAAACAACGAATGTGAAATATTCACTTTGTCAAGCGTGTAATATATTGTAGAGTAAATAGTATTTTCTTTATGAGTTGAGTATTTTGTTAGGATAAAATAAGACATACGACATATGGCAATATCTAAATCCCAAAACATGTTTAAAGAACATACAGAGAATTTTTACTTTAAAGGGTGGTTTACTTTGCCAGTAACCTTTTAACATTAAAAGTGTATATTATCTTTTATGGACGACTTGCAACACGTTGTGTTGTTAAGCAAAAACCATTACGACGATTGACTACGCAAAGGGACAAGCTGACATTGTTAATAATTTATGTATGCTGAAAATGTGGATGTAGTACACGGAAGGTGACCTTCAGCCTGAGAATTAGTTATCACCGAGGGATGTTTTGAAAAGCGGTATTGAAAAGCACAACTACCAACAAGGGTGTATTTCATCACTCCGGTCTTTCAGTACATAGTTCGTTCCTAAATTACGTTGCAATGTAAACGCTTCAAATTGATACAAATTTGCTGTTGTTCAGCGAATTTGAAGAATAAAATATCGCCTGGGACCATGTTTCCAGAAGAACAAAAGAATATAGTTGTTattgtatctgtctgtctctatcatAAAGGCTATTGTTTTCTTTGAATCGAGTCTGCGCTCATTCATCATCACCTTGTCCTCATTATTAGAGAGCGTTCATTGTAGTTTTTTATGGATAACATATATTGCTACTACAGTCATTTGAAACAAGTATTGTCTAAATGTTCTAGCGGGTCACTGTGGGTTTAACTACAGAAGGAC
It encodes the following:
- the LOC144446656 gene encoding uncharacterized protein LOC144446656 produces the protein MKSMCRDDLLRRQVLSTFPPISVTTDSRSRQNERGSTDSVSLYSKNKLSNVWSRNLQSNALSNKSFMRKRLTQRAETERPATTFTRTTREAKTGLPRERTTVDLKDLHGGEKDYHSCKFTSRSNSTTTPLTQRNERDGTDKRRRESSSTNSSSLPKMAQKKKPTLTTAEESRPSVQREMTVIIKYDEDDEYTFAKQTSKENKLSLSFRPTLETALEGDEDTCDSVGYLQPAKSRSILEWLDSCEKAKNEPLAESVKQSEEHLPFISDTGNA